CTTCCGCCTTTTACCACCTTTGCTACACGTCTTATATCCACAAGCTTCTCTTTTAATTCCAAAGCGCTAGATTTATTCTGCTCCATTAATTTACCTCCTCTTCTAAAAATCTAGACCTTTCTCTCTAGCTGCATCAGCTAATGCCTTTACTTTTCCATGATAAATATATCCGCCTCTATCGAATACTACTTTATTTATTCCCTTTTCTAAAGCTTTCTCAGCAATTCTACTTCCCACCATTTTGGCCGCCTCTATATTGCAGTTAGAATTTGCCTTCTGTTTGATTTCCGTTTCGAGGGTGGATGCAGATACTAAAGTCTCACCAGTTTCATCATTTATTATCTGTGCATACACATGATTTAGGCTCTTAAAGACATTAAATCTTGGTCTTTCAGAAGTCCCGCTTATTTTTTTCCTGTTTCTCGCATGTCTTATTTTTCTGTCCTTATTTCTGTGTATCTTCTTAATCAATCCAACTCACTCCTTTCTGCTACTTAGCTGCTTTACCTTCTTTTCTCCTTATTCTTTCTTCTTGATATTTAATTCCTTTACCTTTGTAAGGTTCAGGTGGTCTCACTCCTCTTATTGTAGCAGCAACCGCTCCGACTTTTTGCTTATCTATTCCTTTTACAATAATCTTATTGTTTTGTGGAACATCAAATTGAATTTCATCCGTTTCTTCAAACTCCACAGGATGTGAATAGCCAACGTTCAAAACCAATTTTTTGCCCTGTTTTTGTGCCCTATACCCGACACCATTTATTTCAAGAACTCGTTCGAAGCCGTTTGTGACGCCTAAAACCATATTGTTTATCAATGACCTTGTCAAACCGTGAATCGCCTTATGCATCTTGTCCTCGGCAGGTCTTTTTATAACTATTTGTTTGTCATCTATATCAATCTGCATATCTCTATGGAATTCCTGTCTTATTTCACCTTTAGGCCCCTTTATTGTGATGATATTTTTATCTATTGACGCTTGGACCTTATCAGGTAAATCAATAGGTAGATTCCCTATTCTTGACATAATTACACCTCCCAGTACAATCTGTTGCTGTATTTACTACCAGATATAGCAAAGAACTTCTCCACCCAAACCAAGCTTTCTTGCTTCTTTGTCGGTCATTATACCTTTGGATGTTGATATGATTGCTATACCCAAACCTCCTAAAACTTTAGGAAGCTCATCTTTTTTTACATATACCCTTAAACCAGGCTTGCTTATCCTTTTTAGTCCTGATATGATTTTTTGATTATCTCTTCCATACTTTAAAGTAATTTTTAGTATACCTTGTTTGTTATCATCTATATTTTCAAGGCCTTTGATATATCCTTCATCTAATAATATCTGACCTATAGTCCTCTTCTCATTGGAGGCCGGAATGTTTATAACTTCATGTTTCGCAACTATAGCATTTCTTATACGGGTTAGCATATCAGCAATTGGATCTATAACAGCCATATTTTTACCTCCTTCCATTATTTACATCTACCAACTGGATTTTCTTAGGCCAGGGATCTCTCCCTTATAAGCTAATTCTCTAAAACATATACGACAGATTCCAAATTTCCTTAAATAGGCGTGAGGCCTTCCGCAAATACGGCATCTGTTATACTCTCTTGTGCTATATTTCTGCTTTTTTCGCTGCTTTTCTATTAAAGCCTTTTTAGCCACATTTTTCCCTCCTCAATTATCTTTTTTTAAAGGGCATTCCCATCATTTCCAAAAGTTCCCTGGATTCTTCGTCTGTTTCTGCAGTAGTAACAAATACTATATCCATACCTCTTACCTTATCTATATCATCATAATTTATTTCTGGAAATATAAGCTGCTCTTTTATACCTAAAGAATAATTTCCTCTACCATCAAACGAATTTCTGGATACCCCTCTGAAATCCCTCACTCTTGGAAGTACGATATTTAATAGTTTATCCATAAATTCATACATTCTATCTTTCCTGAGGGTAACCTTAGTCCCTATTGGCATACCTTGTCTAATTTTAAAATTTGATACTGATTTCTTTGCCTTAGTAACTACGGGCTTCTGACCCGATATTATTGTAAGATCATTAACAGCAGAGTCTAGCAACTTCTTGTTCTCTTTTGCTTCTCCCACTCTCATGTTTATAACTATTTTTTCTACTTTGGGTACCTGCATAATATTTTTGTAATCAAATTTCTTCATCATTGCTGGTACAATTTCATTGAAGTATTTATCTTTCAATCTCGGCATATGCTTTATACCTCCTTCCCTCGCATCTAGTTATTAAAGGTCTCGCCACATTTTTTACATATCCTTACTTTTGTTCCGTCCTCCAATATACTATAAGCTCTTCTTGTTGGCTTTTTACAGTTTGAACAAACCAACATAGCCTTTGAGCTATATATGGGTGCCTCTTTGTGTATAATACCGCCTTCTTGCATTTTTGCACTGGGTTTTTGATGCTTGGATATCATATTCACACCTTCTACCAATATCTTGCCTTCTTTAGGCAATGCACGCAATACCTTGCCTGTCTTCCCCTTATCCTTACCCGATATTATCATCACTGTATCGCCTGTTTTTAAGTGCAACTTATTAGCCATAACTAATTGCCACCTCCCATCATAACACTTCAGGTGCTAAGGATATAATTTTCATATATTCCTTTTCTCTCAATTCTCTAGCAACCGGACCAAAAATTCTGGTTCCCTTGGGTTGTTTTTGGTTGTCTATAATAACCGCCGCATTATCATCAAACTTTATATATGAACCGTCTGTCCTTCGTACACCTTTTTTTGTCCTTACAATCACTGCTTTAATAACTTCACCTTTTTTAACAACACCACCTGGCGTTGCATGCTTGACGCTGGCAACTATCTGATCTCCTATGTTTGCATATTTCCTGCCTGATCCGCCAAGGACTTTTATACACAACAGTTCTTTGGCACCTGAATTATCAGCTACCTTTAGCCTGGATTCTACCTGTATCACATAAAACCCTCCTTTCAGCCAGTATATAAATCATTTCGCTTTTTCTATTATCTCGACTAGTCTCCATCTTTTATCCTTGCTCAATGGCCTTGTTTCCATAACTTTTACAATATCACCTTCACGGCATTGATTTTGTTCATCATGAGCCTTCAATTTTTTGGTGATCTTCAAAGTCTTTTTATATAATTTGTGCTTACCCCTTGTTTCAATGGCAACAACAATTGTTTTATCCATTTTATCACTTACTACTCTACCGATACGTACCTTTCTGCTTCCTCTCTCTTGCATAGACGGATTAACCCTCCTTCCTGGCAATATAGCTTATATTTCAGCGGCCTCTTTCAGTTCTCTCTCTCTCAATATAGTCTTTATTCTAGCAATATCTTTCTTTACTTCCTTTATCCTCATAGGGTTTTCCAGCTGGCCTGTAGCTAGTTGAAATCTCAGATTAAACAGTTCGCTCTTATAGTCATCTACTTTCTGCTGCAATTCTTGATTGCTCATCTCTCTCCATTTGCTAGCTTTCATTTTGTTCACCACCTGCTCCTTCTAATTCTCCTCGCTTAACGATTTTACATCTTAGCGGTAGCTTATGTGATGCAAGTCTTAATGCTTCCCGGGCCGAATCCTCAGATACCCCTGCAATTTCAAACATTATTCTACCGGGTTTTACAACTGCAACCCAGTATTCGGGAGTACCTTTACCTTTACCCATTCTTGTTTCAGCTGGTTTTTTAGTAACAGGCTTATGGGGAAATATCTTTATCCAGACTTTTCCACCCCTCTTTACATATCTAGTCATAGCAACCCTAGCAGCCTCGATTTGATTGCTGTTTATCCATGAAGGTTCAATTGCTTGAAGACCATATTCTCCATATGTTATCTGATTACCTTTTGTAGCAGAGCCTTTCATTCTCCCTCTCTGCACTTTTCTTCTCTTAACTCTCTTGGGCATTAACATTATTTGTTCCCTCCCTCCGCTTTTTTGTCTTTCTTAGCATTCGGAAGTACTTCTCCTTTATAAATCCATACTTTAACTCCAATCTTCCCATATGTTGTATTAGCTTCAGCAAATCCATAATCTATATCTGCCCTTAAAGTTTGTAGAGGTATAGTTCCTTCATTATAACCTTCTGTTCTAGCCATTTCTGCGCCACCTAATCTACCTGAGCACATTGTCTTTATTCCTTTTGCTCCTGCCCTCAATGCCCTTGACATAGATTGTTTCATCGCTCTTCTAAATGAAATTCTCTTTTCCAATTGTAAAGCAATATTTTCTGCTACAAGTTGTGCGTCTGTCTCGGGTGATTTAACCTCTACTATGTTTATTAAAATCTTCTTATCTGTAAGTTTATCGAGATCCTTCTTTATTTTCTCAATCCCGGATCCACCTTTACCTATAACTATTCCAGGCTTAGCAGTATATATATTAACTTTAACCCTATTAGCAGCTCTTTCTATCTCTATCTTGGATATACCTGCATGAAATAATTTTTCCTTTAAAGTCTTTCTTATTTTATTGTCTTCTAACAGATAATCAGCAAAATCCTTATCATCTGCATACCATTTAGCATCCCAATCTTTTATTATTCCCAGTCTTAAACCATGCGGATTAACTTTCTGACCCATTCATTTACCTCCTTACTACGATAATTCATCTAATATCACCGTTATATGACTTGTTCTTTTTCTTATCCTGGATGCTCTTCCCATCGCTCTTGGCCTAAATCTTTTCAATGTAGGTCCTTCATTAACAAATACTTCCGATATATATAAATTGCTGCCGTCCATTCCCTGATTGTTTTCAGCATTTGCAACAGCCGATTTGATTAACTTCTCCATCACACTGGATGCTGCTTTTGGAGTATTCCTCACGATTGCTAATGCATCATCTACTGTCTTGCCTCTCAATAAATCAACAACAATTTTCACTTTTCTAGGAGCTATCCTTACATATCTAGCAATGGCTCTAGGCCTTTTATCGTCAGTTTCCTTACGCATCTTTGCTTTTTCTCTCTGTCTGGTAGCCATTATGTTCCTCCTTCCTGCACCCTTATTTTAATGCGGTTGACTTTTCAATATGTGCCCCGTGTCCTCTAAATGTTCTTGTAGAAGCAAATTCTCCTAATTTATGCCCTACCATATCCTCAGTTATATAAACAGGAACGTGTTTTCTTCCGTCATATACTGCAATTGTATGCCCCACCATTTGTGGAAATATTGTCGATCTTCTCGACCAAGTCTTTATAACTTTCTTTTCTTTATTTTTGTTCATATCATTTATCTTTTTTAATAATTTTTCATCAGCATATGGTCCTTTTTTTAAAGATCTACCCATATATCATCAATGCCTCCTTCCTAGTTTTGATTGATTTGATACTAGCCTTATCTTCCTTTAATAATATACTTATTAGAGGCCTTGTTTTTCTTCCTAGTCTTATATCCAAGTGTTGGTTTGCCCCAAGGTGTAACTGGACTCGGTCTTCCAATAGGAGCCTTCCCTTCGCCACCACCATGTGGGTGATCTGCAGCGTTCATGACAACTCCACGTACCTTAGGTCTTCTGCCTAAATGCCTTATCTTACCTGCTTTGCCTATTGTGATGTTCTCATGATCAATATTTCCTACCTGTCCGACAGTTGCCTTACATTCTAGTCTAACCATTCTTACTTCACCGGAAGGCAATTTTATCTGTGCATAATTGTTTTCTTTAGCCACCAACTGTGCAGATCCACCTGCCGATCGAACAAGCTGTCCGCCTTTACCGGCCTTCATCTCTATGTTGTGAATTGTTGTGCCTACCGGTATGTTTTTTAACGGTAAAGAATTACCCGGCTTTATATCAACATTTTCTCCGGATTCTACTATATCGCCTACCTTGATATTGCTAGGCGCTATAATATATCTTTTTTCACCATCAACATAGTTTAATAATGCTATATTCGCT
Above is a window of Clostridia bacterium DNA encoding:
- the rpsC gene encoding 30S ribosomal protein S3, whose translation is MGQKVNPHGLRLGIIKDWDAKWYADDKDFADYLLEDNKIRKTLKEKLFHAGISKIEIERAANRVKVNIYTAKPGIVIGKGGSGIEKIKKDLDKLTDKKILINIVEVKSPETDAQLVAENIALQLEKRISFRRAMKQSMSRALRAGAKGIKTMCSGRLGGAEMARTEGYNEGTIPLQTLRADIDYGFAEANTTYGKIGVKVWIYKGEVLPNAKKDKKAEGGNK
- the rpsH gene encoding 30S ribosomal protein S8, coding for MAVIDPIADMLTRIRNAIVAKHEVINIPASNEKRTIGQILLDEGYIKGLENIDDNKQGILKITLKYGRDNQKIISGLKRISKPGLRVYVKKDELPKVLGGLGIAIISTSKGIMTDKEARKLGLGGEVLCYIW
- a CDS encoding type Z 30S ribosomal protein S14; translated protein: MAKKALIEKQRKKQKYSTREYNRCRICGRPHAYLRKFGICRICFRELAYKGEIPGLRKSSW
- the rpsS gene encoding 30S ribosomal protein S19, whose protein sequence is MGRSLKKGPYADEKLLKKINDMNKNKEKKVIKTWSRRSTIFPQMVGHTIAVYDGRKHVPVYITEDMVGHKLGEFASTRTFRGHGAHIEKSTALK
- the rpsQ gene encoding 30S ribosomal protein S17, with translation MQERGSRKVRIGRVVSDKMDKTIVVAIETRGKHKLYKKTLKITKKLKAHDEQNQCREGDIVKVMETRPLSKDKRWRLVEIIEKAK
- the rpmC gene encoding 50S ribosomal protein L29; this encodes MKASKWREMSNQELQQKVDDYKSELFNLRFQLATGQLENPMRIKEVKKDIARIKTILRERELKEAAEI
- the rplP gene encoding 50S ribosomal protein L16 → MLMPKRVKRRKVQRGRMKGSATKGNQITYGEYGLQAIEPSWINSNQIEAARVAMTRYVKRGGKVWIKIFPHKPVTKKPAETRMGKGKGTPEYWVAVVKPGRIMFEIAGVSEDSAREALRLASHKLPLRCKIVKRGELEGAGGEQNES
- the rplV gene encoding 50S ribosomal protein L22, whose amino-acid sequence is MATRQREKAKMRKETDDKRPRAIARYVRIAPRKVKIVVDLLRGKTVDDALAIVRNTPKAASSVMEKLIKSAVANAENNQGMDGSNLYISEVFVNEGPTLKRFRPRAMGRASRIRKRTSHITVILDELS
- the rplX gene encoding 50S ribosomal protein L24; the protein is MANKLHLKTGDTVMIISGKDKGKTGKVLRALPKEGKILVEGVNMISKHQKPSAKMQEGGIIHKEAPIYSSKAMLVCSNCKKPTRRAYSILEDGTKVRICKKCGETFNN
- the rplF gene encoding 50S ribosomal protein L6, translated to MSRIGNLPIDLPDKVQASIDKNIITIKGPKGEIRQEFHRDMQIDIDDKQIVIKRPAEDKMHKAIHGLTRSLINNMVLGVTNGFERVLEINGVGYRAQKQGKKLVLNVGYSHPVEFEETDEIQFDVPQNNKIIVKGIDKQKVGAVAATIRGVRPPEPYKGKGIKYQEERIRRKEGKAAK
- the rplN gene encoding 50S ribosomal protein L14, giving the protein MIQVESRLKVADNSGAKELLCIKVLGGSGRKYANIGDQIVASVKHATPGGVVKKGEVIKAVIVRTKKGVRRTDGSYIKFDDNAAVIIDNQKQPKGTRIFGPVARELREKEYMKIISLAPEVL
- the rplR gene encoding 50S ribosomal protein L18; the encoded protein is MIKKIHRNKDRKIRHARNRKKISGTSERPRFNVFKSLNHVYAQIINDETGETLVSASTLETEIKQKANSNCNIEAAKMVGSRIAEKALEKGINKVVFDRGGYIYHGKVKALADAAREKGLDF
- the rplB gene encoding 50S ribosomal protein L2, with translation MGIRKYKPTSPGKRFMTVSNFGDITKKEPEKSLVVNLNKTGGRNVNGKITVRHIGGGNKRKYRIIDFKRDKDNIPAKVASIEYDPNRSANIALLNYVDGEKRYIIAPSNIKVGDIVESGENVDIKPGNSLPLKNIPVGTTIHNIEMKAGKGGQLVRSAGGSAQLVAKENNYAQIKLPSGEVRMVRLECKATVGQVGNIDHENITIGKAGKIRHLGRRPKVRGVVMNAADHPHGGGEGKAPIGRPSPVTPWGKPTLGYKTRKKNKASNKYIIKGR
- the rplE gene encoding 50S ribosomal protein L5, coding for MPRLKDKYFNEIVPAMMKKFDYKNIMQVPKVEKIVINMRVGEAKENKKLLDSAVNDLTIISGQKPVVTKAKKSVSNFKIRQGMPIGTKVTLRKDRMYEFMDKLLNIVLPRVRDFRGVSRNSFDGRGNYSLGIKEQLIFPEINYDDIDKVRGMDIVFVTTAETDEESRELLEMMGMPFKKR